Proteins co-encoded in one Timaviella obliquedivisa GSE-PSE-MK23-08B genomic window:
- a CDS encoding purine permease produces the protein MVQHQEVESSDNNPLPEAQGYPELSADLKSPDSELIYGLYDRPPLIESIFVGIQHVLAAFVGIVTPPLIICTSLGVAPATTSFLISMSLFASGVCTFVQCKTFGPVGSGLLSLQGTSFAFLGAILGVGATAIQGGRTPEQALALIFGVCFFGAFANVLLSRFLHLLSKIVTPIVSGTLVMLIGLSLLKTGITSMAGGTAALQNNTFANAQNMALGTSVFLIVIVLTLAKNQYVRMGAIAIGLLVGYIASIFLGLIDFSTFTQLPILSLPVPFRFGMSFDIAALIPFLILYPLTAIESVGDMTATSMVSREPITGPVYFRRIKAGVLADGLNSSLAALLNTFPITTFSQNTGVIQMTGVGSRYVGFFVSGILVLLGLLPIVGGAFQSIPQPVLGGATTVMFGSIAVAGVKIIASENLDRRATIIIAVSLALGLGVVFVPELFTNQPAIIKNMFSSATSTGGLTAILLSWLLPQNPSAEVQGEMAELEEA, from the coding sequence ATGGTGCAACATCAAGAAGTGGAATCTTCAGACAACAACCCGTTACCAGAAGCTCAGGGCTATCCAGAGCTATCGGCAGACCTCAAAAGTCCAGATTCAGAATTAATCTATGGACTGTACGATCGTCCGCCTTTGATTGAGTCAATTTTTGTGGGTATTCAACATGTCTTGGCGGCGTTTGTTGGTATTGTCACCCCGCCCTTAATTATTTGCACCAGCCTGGGAGTTGCTCCAGCCACTACCAGTTTTCTGATTAGCATGTCGTTGTTTGCCTCTGGCGTGTGTACCTTTGTGCAGTGCAAAACATTTGGTCCTGTGGGTTCGGGGTTACTCAGCTTGCAGGGAACCAGCTTTGCCTTTTTAGGGGCAATTTTGGGCGTAGGAGCAACTGCTATTCAGGGCGGAAGAACTCCAGAACAGGCGCTAGCACTGATTTTTGGCGTTTGCTTCTTTGGAGCATTTGCCAATGTTCTGCTGAGTCGGTTCTTGCATCTGCTAAGTAAAATTGTGACACCGATCGTATCAGGAACGCTGGTAATGCTGATTGGATTGAGCTTGCTGAAGACTGGGATTACCAGCATGGCGGGTGGAACCGCAGCATTGCAGAATAATACCTTTGCGAATGCTCAGAATATGGCTTTAGGAACGAGCGTATTTCTGATTGTGATTGTTCTCACTCTTGCCAAAAACCAGTATGTGCGAATGGGAGCGATCGCCATAGGCTTACTGGTCGGATACATTGCTTCAATTTTCCTTGGACTAATAGACTTCAGCACTTTTACACAACTACCTATTCTTAGCCTGCCTGTGCCATTCCGTTTTGGCATGAGCTTTGATATTGCAGCCTTGATTCCCTTCCTAATTCTCTATCCCCTCACCGCCATTGAATCGGTGGGTGATATGACAGCGACCTCCATGGTTTCTAGGGAACCGATTACAGGCCCTGTTTACTTTCGTCGTATTAAAGCGGGCGTGTTAGCAGATGGTCTAAATTCCTCTCTGGCAGCGTTACTCAACACGTTCCCCATCACAACCTTTAGCCAGAATACAGGCGTGATCCAGATGACGGGGGTAGGGAGCCGATACGTTGGCTTTTTTGTATCGGGAATTTTGGTGTTGCTAGGTTTGTTACCAATTGTGGGTGGTGCGTTTCAATCGATTCCCCAACCCGTTCTCGGAGGAGCAACTACAGTGATGTTTGGTTCTATCGCTGTTGCGGGTGTAAAGATTATTGCTTCTGAGAATCTCGATCGCCGGGCAACAATTATTATTGCCGTGTCGTTGGCGTTGGGATTAGGAGTTGTGTTTGTTCCAGAACTGTTCACGAACCAGCCTGCTATTATCAAAAATATGTTTTCTTCTGCTACATCAACGGGTGGTTTAACGGCTATTCTCTTAAGTTGGTTGTTGCCGCAAAATCCGAGCGCAGAAGTTCAAGGCGAAATGGCAGAACTTGAGGAGGCTTAG
- a CDS encoding Uma2 family endonuclease yields MVSQLQPTTVTYPDSDGQPMSDNTKQFRWIVVVQQNFEWLYADDPNVFVAGDLLWYPVEGNNKIRTAPDILVAFGRPKGDRGSYQQWKEANIPPQIVFEILSPGNRKTEMEKKLLFYERHGVEEYYLYDPDTNGLEGWIRTEGYLENIESLENWVSPRSGVRFDLSGEELQIFRPNGDRFLSYTEIAQQAEQSKLEAEQSKLEAEQSKLEAEQSKQRAEQLINELEQERSRSQALLDRLRAAGIDPTELHP; encoded by the coding sequence ATGGTTTCTCAACTCCAACCCACAACTGTTACCTATCCCGACAGCGACGGACAGCCCATGTCAGACAATACCAAGCAGTTCCGTTGGATTGTTGTCGTTCAGCAAAATTTTGAATGGCTCTATGCTGATGATCCAAACGTTTTTGTGGCTGGAGATTTGCTGTGGTATCCGGTGGAAGGAAACAACAAAATTCGCACCGCTCCTGATATTTTGGTGGCTTTTGGTAGACCTAAAGGCGATCGTGGCTCGTATCAACAATGGAAGGAAGCGAACATTCCGCCCCAAATCGTCTTTGAGATTTTGTCTCCAGGTAACCGAAAAACCGAGATGGAGAAAAAGCTACTGTTCTACGAACGCCACGGCGTAGAAGAGTATTATCTCTACGACCCTGATACAAACGGTTTGGAAGGTTGGATCAGAACCGAAGGATACTTAGAAAATATTGAGTCCCTAGAAAATTGGGTTAGTCCTCGTTCAGGGGTTCGCTTTGATTTATCGGGAGAGGAACTGCAAATTTTTCGTCCTAATGGCGATCGCTTTTTGAGCTACACCGAAATTGCACAACAAGCGGAGCAATCAAAGCTTGAAGCGGAGCAATCAAAGCTTGAAGCGGAGCAATCAAAGCTTGAGGCAGAGCAATCGAAGCAGCGAGCAGAACAGCTAATCAATGAGCTTGAGCAAGAACGCTCGCGATCGCAAGCCCTTCTCGATCGCCTCAGAGCCGCAGGCATTGACCCTACAGAGTTGCACCCTTGA